A single region of the Mycteria americana isolate JAX WOST 10 ecotype Jacksonville Zoo and Gardens chromosome 10, USCA_MyAme_1.0, whole genome shotgun sequence genome encodes:
- the TAF1 gene encoding transcription initiation factor TFIID subunit 1 isoform X3 codes for MSDSESEEEADGGRAEPFSLAGFLFGNINEAGQLEGDSVLDKESKKHLAGLGVLGLGNLITEITASEEDSPEADGAHLDEEGWIKSTEDAVDYSDINEVAEDESRRYKQAMGSLQPVRRPVLSPDWLDEDEDDYDADCEDIDSKLMPPPPPPPVLGRKEDEKDAAAAVSEDGDGIILPSIIAPSSAASDKVDFSSSSDSESEMGPQEARQAESKEGKLTLPLAGIMQRDATKQLPSVTELFPEFRPGKVLRFLRLFGPGKNVPSVWRSARRKRKKKHRELAQEVQIQESEVVVESGMEGKSPWEYEFAAPPPPEQCLSDDEITMMAPVESKFSQSTGDIDKVTDTKPKVAEWRYGPAQLWYDMLGIPEDGSGFDYGFKLKEKKKEQEVKGHTDEGDAGLMDEKDDLLADEHFLMVTQLQWEDDVIWNGEDVKHKGTKTQRASLAGWLPSSMTRNATAYNAQQGLNRSGSLLNPPIPLAQKPNVAGVLGIAKGKEKQVPEQQVSLDEDKPWYSIFPIDNEELVYGRWEDNIIWDDQAMETYLDPPVLTLDPNDENIILEIPDEKEEMTLNSPSKENKKESSLKKSRILLGKTGVIKEEPQQNMSQPEVKDPWNLSNDEFYYPKQQGLRGTFGGNIIQHSIPAVELRQPFFPTHMGPMKLRQFHRPPLKKYSFGALSQPGPHAVQPLLKHIKKKAKMREQERQASGGGEMFFMRTPQDLTGKDGDLILAEYSEENAPLMMQVGMATKIKNYYKRKPGKDPGAPDCKYGETVYCHTSPFLGSLHPGQLLQAFENNLFRAPIYLHKMPETDFLIIRTRQGYYVRELVDIFVVGQECPLYEVPGPNSKRANTHIRDFLQVFIYRLFWKSRDRPRRIRMEDIKKAFPSHSESSIRKRLKLCADFKRTGMDSNWWVLKPDFRLPTEEEIRAMVSPEQCCAYYSMIAAEQRLKDAGYGEKSFFAPEEENEEDFQMKIDDEVRTAPWNTTRAFIAAMKGKCLLEVTGVADPTGCGEGFSYVKIPNKPTQQKDDKEPQPVKKTVTGTDADLRRLSLKNAKQLLRKFGVPEEEIKKLSRWEVIDVVRTMSTEQARSGEGPMSKFARGSRFSVAEHQERYKEECQRIFDLQNKVLESTEILSTDTDSSSAEDSDFEEMGKNIENMLQNKKTSSQLSREREEQERKELQRMLLGEDSSNDKERGKKDRRDKKGLSSASGASANSHKDDDTASVTSLNSSATGRRLKIYRTFRDEDGKEYVRCETVRKPAVIDAYCRIRTTKDEEFIRKFALFDEQHREEMRKERRRIQEQLRRLKRNQEKEKLKGPPEKKPKKMKERPDLKLKCGACGAIGHMRTNKFCPLYYQTNAPPSNPVAMTEEQEEELEKTVIHNDNEELIKVEGTKIVLGKQLIESADEVRRKSLVLKFPKQQLPPKKKRRVGTTVHCDYLNRPHKSIHRRRTDPMVTLSSILEGIINDIRDLPNTYPFHTPVNPKVVKDYYKIITRPMDLQTLRENVRKRQYPSREEFREHLELIVKNSATYNGPKHSLTQISQSMLDLCDEKLKEKEDKLARLEKAINPLLDDDDQVAFSFILDNIVTQKMMAVPDSWPFHHPVNKKFVPDYYKVIANPMDLETIRKNISKHKYQNRETFLDDVNLILANSIKYNGPDSQYTKTAQEIVNICYQTLAEYDEHLTQLERDISTAKEAALEEADLESLDPMTPGPYTPQMRQGRGRLGEEDSDVDIEGFDEDDDGKPKTPAPEVEDADGDLADEEEGSAQQPQASVLYEDLLMSDGEDDDDGSDEEGDNPFSSIQLSESGSDSDVEPNAVRPKQPHVLQENTRMGMDNEESMMSYEGDGGETSHVMEDSNISYGSYEEPDPKSNTRDTSFSSIGGYEISEEEEEEEQQRCGPSVLSQVHLSEDEEDSEDFHSIAGDSDLDSDE; via the exons ATGTCAGACTCTGAGAGCGAGGAGGAGGCGGATGGCGGCCGCGCCGAGCCCTTCTCGCTGGCCGGGTTCCTCTTCGGCAATATCAATGAGGCGGGGCAGCTGGAGGGGGACAGCGTCCTCGACAAG GAATCCAAGAAGCACCTGGCCGGGTTGGGTGTGCTGGGACTGGGCAACCTAATCACTGAGATCACAGCCAGCGAGGAGGACAGCCCGGAGGCCGATGGAGCCCACCTGGACGAGGAAG gcTGGATTAAGAGCACAGAAGATGCTGTTGATTATTCAGATATTAATGAAGTGGCAGAAGATGAGAGCCGTAGGTATAAGCAGGCAATGGGCAGCCTGCAGCCAGTTCGAAGACCAG TCTTGTCTCCTGACTGGTtagatgaagatgaggatgattACGATGCTGACTGCGAAGATATCGATTCCAAGTTGatgccaccgccaccaccacctccagtacttggaaggaaagaagatgaaaaagatgcagctgctgctg TATCTGAAGATGGAGACGGTATCATTTTGCCCTCCATCAttgctccttcctctgctgcctccgACAAGGtggatttcagcagcagctctgattCTGAGTCAGAGATGGGACCTCAAGAAGCCAGGCAGGCAGAATCCAAGGAAGGCAAACTCACACTTCCTCTTGCAGGAATCATGCAGCGAGATGCTACCAAACAGTTGCCAAGTGTTACAGAGCTCTTCCCGGAATTTCGACCAGGCAAG GTGCTGCGTTTCCTGCGTCTCTTTGGCCCTGGAAAGAATGTTCCATCGGTTTGGCGTAGTGCCCGAAGGAAACGCAAGAAGAAACATCGGGAGTTGGCACAAGAAGTGCAGATACAGGAGAGTGAAGTTGTAGTTGAGAGTGGAATGGAAGGAAAATCTCCTTGGGAATATGAGTTTGCTGCTCCTCCCCCTCCTGAGCAGTGCCTTTCAGATGATGAG ATTACCATGATGGCACCTGTGGAATCGAAATTTTCCCAGTCAACTGGTGATATAGACAAAGTGACAGATACAAAGCCTAAAGTGGCAGAATGGCGCTATggcccagcacagctctggtATGATATGCTGGGGATCCCTGAAGATGGCAGTGGATTTGATTATGGTTTCaagctgaaggagaagaagaaggagcaggaggttAAAGGACACACAGATGAGGGG GATGCAGGGCTGATGGATGAGAAGGATGATCTGCTAGCTGATGAGCACTTTCTTATGGTGACACAGCTCCAATGGGAGGATGATGTTATCTGGAATGGAGAAGATGTCAAGCACAAAGGGACTAAGACACAGCGGGCAAGTTTGGCAGGCTGGCTGCCATCCAGCATGACTAGAAATGCCACTGCATACAATGCCCAACAAG gtTTGAACCGCAGTGGCTCTTTGCTCAATCCACCAATTCCACTAGCACAGAAACCAAATGTAGCAGGAGTCCTAGGTATAGcaaagggcaaagaaaagcagGTCCCTGAACAGCAAG TTTCCCTGGATGAAGACAAGCCCTGGTACTCTATTTTCCCGATTGATAATGAAGAGTTAGTATATGGCCGTTGGGAAGACAATATCATCTGGGATGATCAGGCAATGGAAACCTACTTGGATCCCCCTGTCTTAACACTTGATCCAAATGATGAAAACATAATTCTAG AAATTCctgatgaaaaggaagaaatgactTTGAACTCTCCATCCAAGGAGAACAAGAAAGAATCTTCTCTAAAGAAGAGTCGAATCCTATTGGGAAAAACAGGTGTCATCAAGGAAGAACCACAGCAG AACATGTCTCAGCCAGAGGTGAAGGATCCCTGGAACCTCTCCAATGATGAGTTTTACTACCCCAAACAGCAGGGACTTCGAGGAACCTTTGGAGGCAACATCATTCAG CACTCTATCCCAGCAGTGGAACTTCGCCAGCCATTCTTTCCCACACATATGGGTCCTATGAAGCTCCGACAATTTCATCGGCCTCCCCTGAAGAAATACTCTTTTGGTGCCTTGTCCCAGCCAGGGCCCCATGCTGTGCAACCTCTGCTGAAGCacataaaaaagaaagccaaa ATGAGAGAGCAGGAGCGTCAGGCTTCTGGCGGGGGTGAAATGTTCTTCATGCGCACACCACAGGACCTAACTGGCAAGGATGGAGATCTCATCCTTGCTGAATACAGTGAGGAAAATGCCCCTTTAATGATGCAGGTTGGCATGGcaacaaagattaaaaattacTACAAAAGG AAACCTGGCAAAGATCCAGGAGCTCCAGACTGTAAATATGGAGAGACTGTTTATTGTCACACTTCCCCATTCCTGGGTTCTCTGCATCCAGGCCAGTTACTGCAG GCATTTGAAAATAACCTTTTCCGGGCCCCTATCTATTTACATAAGATGCCTGAAACGGATTTCCTGATTATCCGGACACGACAAGGCTATTATGTTCGAGAATTAGTGGATATTTTTGTAGTTGGTCAGGAGTGCCCACTTTATGAAGTACCTGGTCCCAACTCTAAACGAGCGAACACCCATATCAGAGATTTTTTGCAG GTTTTTATTTATCGCCTCTTCTGGAAAAGCAGAGACCGTCCTCGGAGAATTCGCATGGAGGATATCAAGAAGGCCTTTCCCTCACACTCAGAGAGTAGCATCCGAAAGCGGCTAAAGCTTTGTGCTGATTTCAAACGCACAG GGATGGACTCAAATTGGTGGGTTTTAAAGCCAGATTTCAGATTGCCAACAGAGGAAGAGATCAGAGCAATGGTGTCCCCAGAACAGTGCTGTGCTTATTACAGCATGATTGCGGCTGAGCAGCGACTGAAG GATGCAGGTTATGGGGAGAAATCCTTCTTTGCACCAGAAGAGGAGAATGAAGAggatttccaaatgaaaattgaTGATGAG GTGCGCACAGCTCCATGGAACACCACACGAGCCTTCATTGCTGCTATGAAGGGCAAGTGCCTCCTAGAAGTGACTGGTGTAGCAGATCCTACTGGTTGTGGTGAAGGATTTTCTTATGTGAAGATTCCAAACAAACCAACTCAGCAGAAG GATGATAAAGAACCTCAGCCAGTGAAAAAAACAGTGACTGGGACAGATGCTGATCTGCGCCGACTTTCTCTCAAAAATGCCAAACAGCTTCTGCGTAAATTTGGAGTGCCTGAAGAGGAG ATAAAGAAGCTGTCCCGGTGGGAAGTGATTGATGTGGTACGTACGATGTCTACAGAGCAGGCTCGTTCAGGGGAAGGCCCTATGAGCAAATTTGCACGGGGGTCTCGGTTTTCTGTAGCAGAACATCAGGAGAGATACAAAGAAGAGTGTCAGCGCATCTTTGATTTACAAAATAA AGTTCTGGAATCCACTGAGATCCTGTCAACAGACACAGatagcagctctgctgaagacaGTGACTTTGAAGAGATGGGAAAGAATATTGAGAATATGTTACAGAACAAGAAAACTAGTTCTCAGCTCTCTCGGGAAAGAGAAGAGCAGGAACGAAAGGAATTGCAAAGGATGCTTCTGGGAGAAGACAGTAGCAATGACAAAGAGAGGGGCAAAAAGGACAGGAGAGACAAAAAGGGGCTGT CATCAGCCTCAGGAGCCTCAGCAAACTCTCACAAAGATGATGACACTGCCTCTGTAACTAGCCTTAATTCCTCTGCCACTGGCCGCCGCCTCAAAATCTATCGGACATTTAGAGATGAGGATGGGAAAGAATACGTGAGGTGCGAGACAGTTCGGAAGCCTGCTGTTATTGATGCCTACTGTCGAATACGGACTACCAAGGATGAAGAGTTCAT acgaAAGTTTGCCCTATTTGATGAACAGCACCGTGAGGAAATGCGGAAGGAGCGGCGCAGGATCCAGGAACAATTACGGCGGTTAAAACGGaaccaagaaaaagagaaactcaaGGGCCCTCCAGAAAAGAAGcccaagaaaatgaaagagcGTCCAGACTTGAAA CTAAAGTGTGGAGCATGTGGTGCAATTGGCCATATGAGGACTAATAAGTTCTGCCCTCTTTACTACCAAACAAATGCCCCACCTTCTAATCCTGTTGCAAtgacagaggagcaggaggaagagctggaaaaaacagtCATTCACAATGATAATGAAGAACTCATCAAAGTAGAAGGAACAAAAATTGTCCTGGGAAAACAACTGATTGAGAG TGCGGATGAGGTTCGCAGGAAATCATTGGTACTGAAGTTTCCTAAACAGCAGCTTCCTCCGAAGAAGAAGCGGCGAGTAGGGACAACCGTTCACTGTGATTATCTGAAT CGTCCTCATAAATCTATCCACCGACGGCGAACAGATCCTATGGTGACACTGTCATCCATCTTGGAGGGCATCATCAATGACATAAGGGATCTTCCTAAT ACATACCCCTTTCATACACCTGTAAATCCAAAAGTTGTCAAAGATTATTATAAGATTATTACTCGGCCCATGGATTTACAGACCCTGCGTGAAAATGTTCGTAAGCGGCAGTACCCATCCCGAGAAGAGTTCAGAGAACATCTGGAACTAATTGTTAAGAACAGTGCGACATACAATG GGCCAAAGCACTCACTGACACAGATATCTCAGTCCATGCTGGACCTGTGTGATGAAAAGCTAAAAGAG AAGGAAGATAAACTGGCTCGATTAGAAAAAGCAATTAATCCCCTCCTGGATGATGATGATCAAGTggccttttccttcattttggatAACATTGTCACTCAAAAGATGATGGCAGTTCCAGAT tcttGGCCATTTCATCATCCAGTTAACAAGAAGTTTGTTCCTGATTATTACAAGGTGATTGCTAATCCAATGGATCTGGAGACTATCCGCAAG AATATCTCCAAACACAAATACCAGAACAGAGAGACTTTCCTGGATGATGTTAACCTCATACTTGCCAACAGCATTAAGTACAATG GGCCAGACAGTCAGTATACAAAAACAGCCCAGGAGATTGTAAACATCTGTTATCAAACTTTAGCTGAG TATGATGAGCACCTGACTCAACTTGAGAGAGACATCTCTACTGCTAAGGAAGCAGCACTAGAGGAGGCAGATCTGGAAAGTCTTGATCCTATGACCCCTGGTCCCTACACTCCACAG ATGCGCCAGGGGCGAGGTAGGCTGGGCGAGGAAGACTCTGACGTAGATATTGAAGGGTTTGATGAGGATGATGATGGGAAACCTAAGACTCCAGCCCCA GAAGTTGAAGATGCAGATGGTGACCTTGCTGATGAAGAAGAAGGatcagcccagcagccccaggctaGTGTCCTCTATGAAGATTTGCTCATGTCAGATGGagaggatgatgatgatgggAGTGATGAAGAGGGAGATAATCCTTTCTCAT CTATCCAACTGAGTGAGAGTGGCAGTGACTCAGATGTGGAGCCCAATGCAGTGAGACCTAAACAACCTCATGTTCTTCAAGAGAACACACGAATGGGCATGGACAATGAAGAAAGCATGATGTCTTATGAAGGAGATGGTGGGGAGACATCTCACGTTATGGAGGACAGTAATATCAG TTATGGCAGCTATGAAGAACCAGACCCAAAATCCAACACAAGAGATACTAGTTTCAGCAGTATTGGAGGGTATGAGAtctcagaagaggaggaagaggaagaacagcagcGCTGTGGCCCAAGCGTATTAAGTCAGGTCCATCTGTCTGAGGATGAGGAAGACAGCGAGGACTTTCACTCCATTGCAGGAGACAGCGACCTGGACTCAGAtgaataa